The nucleotide sequence CAGCGGGAAAGGTTTTGGAAAATGCTAATAAGTATTCCCGAATTTTGGATAAAGTTACAGCATTAATGCCTGTTCGTGTTTCCCTTTCTAAAATGAGTATGCGAGAGGCAGAACAAGCGCAAATCTCGGGGACGGCTCGTAGTTATGTGGACCTAGCCAGGTTTATTTATGCTGTTCAGCAGGATGAAGAGCTTTTGACAGGGCTCCAGCTTCGTTCTGTTAATTTGGATACACAAACAGGTAATGTCAATTTTGATTTAGAGGTTACTGTTTCCAAGGAGGCGTTACGTGGAGCTAGATAAAGAAGTTTCTCTGGACAATATTAAGGAGTTATTAGGTTCGCTGGGCGATGTACTAGGTGAGCTGGTTGTCCCCATAGTGAGTGTGGGCGTTTCTGTTTTGCTGGTACTACTTGTTGTTGTGCCTGGAATCCGGGATATTCAGGAAGCTAGGGA is from Patescibacteria group bacterium and encodes:
- a CDS encoding PilN domain-containing protein codes for the protein MAVNLIPRQVKEKREKSFWKKSSLWGSVAIFVGVAAVSAGIVIFKFSLQRDIKALEDNIDSEKTRITAQKDVELKMRDLSKRAKAAGKVLENANKYSRILDKVTALMPVRVSLSKMSMREAEQAQISGTARSYVDLARFIYAVQQDEELLTGLQLRSVNLDTQTGNVNFDLEVTVSKEALRGAR